The Gavia stellata isolate bGavSte3 chromosome 1, bGavSte3.hap2, whole genome shotgun sequence genome has a segment encoding these proteins:
- the LOC104255057 gene encoding olfactory receptor 52B2-like isoform X2 yields MYELNESSFDPITFVLTGIPGMEESQIWISVPFCLMYITAVFGNSVILFVIITDRSLHEPMYLFLAMLAVSDLMLSTTTVPKMLAIFWFSAREISFDACITQMFFTHFSFIVESSVLLAMAFDRYVAVCDPLRYSSTLTPSVIGKIAVTAIVRGFCIMFPPIFLLKRLPYCGHNVMPHTYCEHMGIARLACADIKANVWYGLTTALLSSGLDVVLIAVSYALILRTVFRLPSPEARLKTLSTCGSHICVILMFYVPAFFSFLTHRFGHHIPSHVHILLANLYVVVPPMLNPIVYGVRTRQIRERVVRLFCPVGECPCPVWGSRC; encoded by the coding sequence ATGTATGAGCTCAACGAAAGCAGCTTCGATCCCATCACCTTCGTCCTGACAGGCATCCCGGGCATGGAGGAGTCCCAGATCTGGATCTCCGTCCCCTTCTGTCTGATGTACATCACTGCGGTGTTTGGCAACtctgtcattctctttgtcatcatCACGGACAGGAGCCTCCACGAGCCCATGTACCTCTTCCTCGCTATGCTGGCTGTTTCTGACCTCATGCTTTCGACCACGACGGTGCCCAAAATGCTGGCGATCTTCTGGTTCAGTGCCAGGGAAATTTCCTTTGATGCCTGCATTACACAGATGTTCTTCACCCATTTCAGCTTCATTGTGGAATCGTCCGTTCTGCTGGCGATGGCATTTGACCGGTACGTGGCCGTCTGTGACCCGCTGCGGTACTCTTCAACCTTAACGCCCTCGGTGATCGGGAAAATAGCCGTGACTGCCATTGTCCGAGGTTTCTGCATCATGTTCCCACCCATCTTCCTCCTGAAGCGGCTGCCGTACTGCGGACACAACGTCATGCCCCACACCTACTGCGAGCACATGGGCATAGCCCGCCTGGCCTGCGCCGACATAAAAGCCAACGTCTGGTACGGGCTGACAACGGCTCTTCTCTCCTCTGGCCTGGATGTCGTGCTCATCGCTGTCTCTTACGCTTTGATCCTCAGGACCGTCTTTCGGCTCCCATCCCCAGAGGCTCGTCTCAAAACACTGAGCACTTGCGGCTCCCACATCTGTGTGATCCTCATGTTCTACGTGCCcgcctttttctcctttctcacaCACCGGTTTGGCCACCACATCCCAAGTCACGTTCACATCCTCCTGGCCAACCTCTACGTTGTGGTCCCACCGATGCTCAACCCCATCGTGTATGGGGTGAGGACAAGGCAGATCCGGGAACGCGTCGTCCGTCTCTTCTGCCCTGTGGGGGAGTGCCCCTGCCCTGTCTGGGGGAGCAGGTGCTGA
- the LOC104255057 gene encoding olfactory receptor 52B2-like isoform X1, with amino-acid sequence MYELNESSFDPITFVLTGIPGMEESQIWISVPFCLMYITAVFGNSVILFVIITDRSLHEPMYLFLAMLAVSDLMLSTTTVPKMLAIFWFSAREISFDACITQMFFTHFSFIVESSVLLAMAFDRYVAVCDPLRYSSTLTPSVIGKIAVTAIVRGFCIMFPPIFLLKRLPYCGHNVMPHTYCEHMGIARLACADIKANVWYGLTTALLSSGLDVVLIAVSYALILRTVFRLPSPEARLKTLSTCGSHICVILMFYVPAFFSFLTHRFGHHIPSHVHILLANLYVVVPPMLNPIVYGVRTRQIRER; translated from the exons ATGTATGAGCTCAACGAAAGCAGCTTCGATCCCATCACCTTCGTCCTGACAGGCATCCCGGGCATGGAGGAGTCCCAGATCTGGATCTCCGTCCCCTTCTGTCTGATGTACATCACTGCGGTGTTTGGCAACtctgtcattctctttgtcatcatCACGGACAGGAGCCTCCACGAGCCCATGTACCTCTTCCTCGCTATGCTGGCTGTTTCTGACCTCATGCTTTCGACCACGACGGTGCCCAAAATGCTGGCGATCTTCTGGTTCAGTGCCAGGGAAATTTCCTTTGATGCCTGCATTACACAGATGTTCTTCACCCATTTCAGCTTCATTGTGGAATCGTCCGTTCTGCTGGCGATGGCATTTGACCGGTACGTGGCCGTCTGTGACCCGCTGCGGTACTCTTCAACCTTAACGCCCTCGGTGATCGGGAAAATAGCCGTGACTGCCATTGTCCGAGGTTTCTGCATCATGTTCCCACCCATCTTCCTCCTGAAGCGGCTGCCGTACTGCGGACACAACGTCATGCCCCACACCTACTGCGAGCACATGGGCATAGCCCGCCTGGCCTGCGCCGACATAAAAGCCAACGTCTGGTACGGGCTGACAACGGCTCTTCTCTCCTCTGGCCTGGATGTCGTGCTCATCGCTGTCTCTTACGCTTTGATCCTCAGGACCGTCTTTCGGCTCCCATCCCCAGAGGCTCGTCTCAAAACACTGAGCACTTGCGGCTCCCACATCTGTGTGATCCTCATGTTCTACGTGCCcgcctttttctcctttctcacaCACCGGTTTGGCCACCACATCCCAAGTCACGTTCACATCCTCCTGGCCAACCTCTACGTTGTGGTCCCACCGATGCTCAACCCCATCGTGTATGGGGTGAGGACAAGGCAGATCCGGGAACGC TAA